A stretch of Pseudoprevotella muciniphila DNA encodes these proteins:
- a CDS encoding ATP-binding protein, which produces MNVINRNYYLEKLTKSRGNGLIKVITGPRRCGKSFLLTKLFHSQLLSEGIREDHIIEISLEDMAFYELRNPFKMMEYVRNKITAEGQYYIIIDEVQRLDEFVDVLNSLLRIHNVDVFVTGSNSRFLSSDIATEFRGRDHQIRLHPLSFAEFYSAIGGDKEDAWLSYCTYGGLPQVLSFEDAESKANYLRSVYQTAYLSDILERYKIKNVSEFDKLVQILASQIGSPNNPNKISNTFQSVEGVAIHGRTIGQYLSYLTDAFIVNKAERYDVKGRKYIGTLSKYYFEDLGIRNALLNFRQQEESHIMENVLYNELLARGFQVDVGDVEIRKRNEAGESKRTHLEIDFVVNDFSKRYYIQSALSIPDRDKLEQESQSLLNIKDAFRKIIIVKSRTIPWHTENGILVISLIDFLLGKVDLDT; this is translated from the coding sequence ATGAACGTTATCAATCGAAACTATTATTTGGAAAAGCTTACTAAAAGCCGAGGGAATGGACTGATCAAGGTCATTACCGGTCCACGCCGTTGCGGTAAATCTTTTCTGTTAACTAAATTATTCCACTCACAGCTTTTATCGGAAGGAATAAGAGAAGACCATATCATAGAGATTTCTTTGGAAGACATGGCTTTCTATGAATTGAGAAATCCCTTTAAGATGATGGAATATGTGCGTAACAAGATAACGGCAGAAGGTCAGTATTATATAATTATTGACGAAGTGCAGAGATTGGATGAATTCGTCGATGTCCTCAACAGTTTGCTGCGCATTCATAATGTAGATGTCTTTGTGACTGGCAGCAATTCCCGTTTTCTATCATCAGACATAGCAACGGAGTTCAGGGGACGCGACCATCAAATTAGGCTTCATCCGTTAAGTTTCGCAGAGTTTTATTCAGCTATAGGCGGTGATAAGGAAGACGCGTGGCTGTCCTACTGCACTTATGGTGGCCTTCCCCAAGTTCTTTCTTTTGAAGACGCAGAAAGCAAGGCAAATTATCTTCGTAGTGTATATCAGACTGCATATTTATCTGACATCTTGGAACGATACAAAATCAAGAATGTTTCAGAATTTGACAAGTTAGTTCAGATATTAGCCTCTCAGATAGGTTCGCCTAACAATCCCAACAAGATATCAAATACATTTCAAAGCGTTGAGGGCGTTGCCATCCATGGCAGAACCATCGGCCAATACCTTTCATATCTGACGGATGCGTTTATCGTCAACAAGGCAGAACGCTATGACGTGAAAGGTCGGAAGTATATCGGAACTTTGTCCAAATACTATTTTGAAGACTTGGGTATTCGTAACGCATTGCTGAATTTCAGGCAACAAGAAGAGAGTCACATTATGGAGAACGTATTGTATAATGAATTGCTCGCAAGAGGATTTCAAGTGGATGTAGGCGATGTGGAAATTCGTAAGCGCAATGAAGCAGGTGAATCAAAACGAACTCATTTGGAAATAGATTTTGTGGTCAACGATTTCAGCAAACGGTATTACATACAGTCGGCATTATCTATTCCAGACAGAGATAAACTGGAACAAGAAAGTCAGTCTTTGCTGAACATAAAGGATGCCTTTCGGAAGATTATCATAGTAAAAAGTAGGACTATCCCATGGCATACGGAAAACGGGATATTAGTAATAAGTCTTATCGATTTCCTTTTGGGAAAAGTTGATTTAGATACATAG
- a CDS encoding ArdC-like ssDNA-binding domain-containing protein → MNTQTTTATRTSNATKSRRVTNRSSKASSSRRAADRRTATEPQHVSEVIPEAVEEIKQKAESRKEAAKQRRAELKALSNQLKQGVQAGMIPESEDGTINGLLRFFYAQQGHTELKTFDEWKEAGYIVRKGQKAILLWGKPRKHNAGKENAEAGEDTDQQTTDQQDDFFPVCYVFSNLQVHAINKPADAQA, encoded by the coding sequence ATGAACACACAGACAACCACCGCTACGAGAACCAGCAACGCGACCAAGAGCCGCAGAGTAACGAACCGCAGCAGCAAGGCAAGCAGCAGCCGCAGGGCAGCAGACCGCCGCACGGCAACCGAACCGCAACACGTTTCGGAAGTAATCCCCGAAGCAGTCGAGGAAATAAAGCAGAAAGCCGAGAGCCGCAAGGAAGCAGCCAAGCAACGCCGCGCCGAACTGAAAGCACTTTCCAACCAGCTTAAACAAGGCGTGCAGGCTGGAATGATACCCGAAAGCGAGGACGGCACTATAAACGGACTTTTGCGCTTTTTCTATGCACAGCAGGGACACACCGAGCTAAAGACATTCGACGAGTGGAAAGAAGCCGGCTATATAGTCCGCAAAGGACAAAAGGCAATTTTACTTTGGGGCAAGCCGCGCAAGCACAATGCAGGCAAGGAAAACGCCGAAGCAGGCGAGGACACCGACCAGCAGACCACCGACCAGCAAGACGATTTTTTCCCCGTGTGCTATGTTTTCTCAAATCTGCAAGTCCACGCAATCAACAAGCCAGCCGACGCGCAGGCATAA
- a CDS encoding MutS N-terminal domain-containing protein translates to MNTTNNTDTRSPILRQYEQIKEKHPDAVLLFRTGDFYTMYHEDADTASRVLGITKRTGNDLNGSRNYAVPFASFPYHALDIYLPRLIRAGCRVAICDQLEQPSR, encoded by the coding sequence ATGAACACAACAAACAACACCGACACACGCAGCCCGATTTTAAGGCAATACGAACAAATCAAGGAAAAGCACCCCGACGCCGTTTTGCTTTTCCGCACGGGCGATTTTTATACAATGTACCACGAGGACGCAGACACCGCCAGCCGCGTTTTAGGCATAACCAAGCGCACGGGCAACGACTTGAACGGCTCACGAAATTACGCCGTACCTTTCGCCAGCTTTCCATATCACGCGCTCGATATTTATTTGCCGCGACTGATACGCGCAGGCTGCCGCGTAGCCATTTGCGACCAATTAGAGCAGCCCAGCCGATGA
- a CDS encoding N-acetylmuramoyl-L-alanine amidase, with protein sequence MKILIDNGHGYNTPGKCSPDKRLLEWKYTREIATELLARLKAAGFDAERIVTEDVDISLKERCRRVNAICKRVGASNVVLVSIHNNAAGSGGKWRDATGWCGFVYTKASSRSCHLAQLLYAEAEKRGLKGNRSVPREHYWMKNLAIVRDTACPAVLTENLFQDNKGEVDFLLSPQGREAIVSLHFDALIKYVSE encoded by the coding sequence ATGAAGATACTAATCGACAACGGTCACGGCTACAACACGCCTGGCAAGTGCAGTCCCGATAAGCGACTGTTGGAATGGAAATACACCCGTGAGATAGCCACAGAACTCCTTGCCCGACTGAAAGCCGCAGGCTTCGATGCCGAGCGCATCGTCACCGAGGACGTGGACATCTCCCTCAAAGAACGCTGCCGCCGCGTCAATGCCATCTGCAAGAGGGTGGGAGCAAGCAACGTGGTACTCGTCTCCATCCACAACAACGCGGCAGGCAGCGGCGGCAAATGGCGCGATGCCACAGGCTGGTGCGGCTTTGTCTATACCAAAGCCAGCAGCAGGAGCTGTCACCTTGCCCAGCTACTCTACGCAGAAGCCGAGAAGCGTGGGCTGAAAGGCAACCGCTCCGTGCCTCGTGAACACTATTGGATGAAAAACCTCGCCATAGTACGCGACACGGCTTGCCCTGCCGTCCTCACCGAAAACCTGTTCCAGGACAACAAGGGCGAAGTGGATTTCCTGCTTTCTCCCCAAGGACGCGAAGCCATCGTCTCGCTACACTTCGACGCACTCATAAAATATGTTTCCGAATGA
- a CDS encoding maintenance system killer protein, translating into MKSIHKRDALRLLEDRQLHTIKVWKLSTGDILTYKDCICHSADRRRGTHKIRVPLSGVLREFRDITLFEIDELSVYL; encoded by the coding sequence ATGAAATCCATCCACAAACGCGACGCGCTACGCCTGCTCGAAGACCGGCAGCTGCACACCATCAAAGTCTGGAAACTCTCCACGGGCGACATTCTCACCTACAAGGACTGCATCTGCCACTCGGCAGACCGCAGACGGGGTACGCATAAAATCCGCGTACCCTTGTCGGGAGTGCTCCGTGAGTTCCGCGACATCACGCTCTTTGAAATAGACGAGCTTAGTGTGTACCTCTAA
- a CDS encoding helix-turn-helix domain-containing protein, with the protein MAQLDGNKLNGLRTARELFDNKYGKEGTISRKEFNQQSTAWYYRELLRDRRKQLGLTQQQLADAVGVKRSYIARVEKGETDVQLSSFLRIAMVLGIQLVPVLR; encoded by the coding sequence ATGGCTCAATTAGATGGAAATAAACTCAACGGCTTACGGACTGCAAGGGAACTTTTTGACAATAAATATGGCAAAGAGGGAACGATAAGTCGCAAGGAATTTAACCAGCAGAGCACAGCCTGGTATTATCGCGAGTTGCTCCGCGACCGCCGCAAACAGTTAGGACTGACGCAACAGCAACTCGCCGATGCAGTGGGTGTGAAACGCTCCTATATCGCCCGAGTGGAAAAAGGCGAGACGGATGTGCAGCTGAGTAGTTTCCTACGCATTGCCATGGTGCTGGGCATACAGCTTGTACCCGTTCTGCGATAA
- a CDS encoding RNA-binding domain-containing protein — protein MISKTEVISLLHSTETFRVERTVSTGDMDKFQEAICAFSNDLPNSKQKGYLIIGADDNGNFSGLRVDDALLKKIASIRSNGNILPLPVISVDSFEYDKGDLLVVEVSPSLVPPVRYRGRTFVRIGPRRDIATEAEERILMERRTAFMATFDATPCFGATIENLNIDIIKKHYLPMVVDAEVLASDKRDIKEQLAAIHLYDTTHDCPTYAGIILFGKNPRHFLPGFYIQYVRFSGNAIGGDVLNEKRFQGPLYSLLPELETFVSNAIITQRPVSASLFRERTVINYPNNALRELLMNACMHRDYQSNMPVRLYQFDDHIEIMNAGGLYGEARPENFPTVNDYRNPIVAEAMKEMKYVNMFNQGIRRVQEMLRENNNKEAEFDVSKLTVFVVNVFSTVNDTKENTLSVPQDVPQDVSQGDLDIWIENQIKKNPKISTEELAKACGLNPKTIKRHIAKLPHIKYVGSGYSGHWEVGNN, from the coding sequence ATGATTTCCAAAACTGAAGTTATTTCACTATTACATAGCACAGAAACATTTAGGGTGGAACGTACTGTTTCGACTGGAGATATGGACAAATTTCAGGAGGCTATTTGTGCATTTTCCAACGATTTGCCAAACTCTAAGCAAAAGGGCTATCTCATTATAGGAGCAGATGACAATGGGAATTTTTCTGGTCTTAGAGTTGACGATGCATTGCTTAAGAAGATAGCTTCCATCCGTTCTAACGGTAATATACTTCCATTGCCCGTTATATCTGTAGATAGCTTTGAGTACGACAAGGGTGATTTGCTCGTTGTAGAAGTGTCGCCTTCGTTAGTACCTCCTGTCCGCTATCGCGGCAGGACTTTTGTCCGCATCGGTCCGCGCCGAGACATTGCGACCGAAGCGGAGGAGCGGATATTGATGGAGCGCAGAACTGCTTTTATGGCCACGTTTGATGCCACGCCTTGTTTTGGGGCAACAATAGAAAACCTCAATATTGACATCATTAAAAAGCATTATCTACCAATGGTTGTTGATGCCGAGGTTTTGGCAAGCGACAAGCGCGATATAAAAGAACAATTGGCGGCAATCCATTTGTACGACACCACGCACGATTGCCCCACTTATGCTGGCATCATCCTTTTCGGCAAGAATCCTCGTCATTTCCTGCCTGGCTTCTACATTCAGTATGTACGGTTTTCGGGCAATGCCATTGGAGGCGATGTACTCAATGAGAAGCGTTTTCAAGGACCGCTATATTCACTATTGCCGGAGTTGGAAACGTTTGTAAGCAACGCTATCATCACTCAACGTCCAGTTTCGGCAAGTCTGTTCCGAGAGAGGACAGTTATCAACTATCCGAACAATGCGTTGCGTGAGCTACTGATGAACGCTTGTATGCACCGAGACTATCAGTCGAACATGCCTGTGCGGTTGTACCAGTTTGACGACCATATAGAAATCATGAATGCTGGAGGACTTTATGGTGAAGCACGTCCCGAAAATTTTCCTACTGTCAATGATTATCGCAACCCTATCGTTGCCGAAGCCATGAAAGAAATGAAGTACGTCAACATGTTCAATCAAGGTATAAGGCGTGTACAAGAAATGTTGCGAGAAAACAATAACAAAGAGGCGGAATTTGATGTTTCCAAACTGACGGTTTTTGTTGTAAATGTGTTCTCAACGGTCAATGACACAAAGGAGAATACACTAAGTGTCCCTCAAGATGTCCCTCAAGATGTCTCTCAAGGAGATTTAGATATATGGATTGAAAATCAAATAAAGAAGAATCCTAAAATCTCTACTGAAGAATTAGCGAAAGCATGTGGGCTAAATCCCAAAACCATCAAACGTCATATAGCAAAGTTGCCTCATATTAAATATGTTGGTAGTGGCTATAGCGGCCATTGGGAAGTAGGAAACAACTAA
- a CDS encoding Clp protease ClpP yields the protein MTYNLYINDTIGWPISAAYVRSELAKCKDKPCDVYISSLGGDVATALQIRQLFIEHGDVTAHLHGFVASAATIVATGAKQVKMGEFALFMIHKCSAWQEQWGQMNADDIAAAIDKLTSAKNALDSIDQVIGSIYAQRTGKDITALVEMMKAETWLSAEEAMEQGFVNEIIPDEQPASLTDDMRQRIVAYGYPVPELQGKQQPNSWQRFAALIENLFKQQSKRIADDALENLEPSNSIHNLKTHSTIMNKDYKSILALLAVEAIAVSEDGSATLSAFQLQQIEAALAVNADKLATADKDNKDLQKQVKDLTNQVSDLSSEKSRLEDKVNELTSQVEALQKADGEETTHIEGNGENNTAMTYAARARADYEKIKSLIA from the coding sequence ATGACCTATAATCTCTACATCAACGACACCATAGGCTGGCCTATCAGTGCAGCCTATGTCCGTTCGGAGCTTGCCAAATGCAAAGACAAGCCCTGCGACGTGTATATATCCTCGCTCGGCGGCGACGTGGCCACCGCCCTGCAAATCCGCCAGCTCTTTATCGAGCACGGCGACGTAACCGCCCACCTCCACGGCTTCGTGGCTTCGGCAGCTACCATAGTGGCCACCGGAGCCAAGCAGGTCAAGATGGGTGAGTTCGCGCTGTTCATGATCCACAAATGCTCCGCGTGGCAAGAACAGTGGGGACAGATGAACGCCGACGACATCGCCGCCGCCATCGACAAGCTCACTTCTGCCAAAAATGCCCTTGACTCGATAGACCAGGTTATCGGCTCTATCTATGCCCAGCGCACGGGCAAGGATATTACGGCACTCGTGGAAATGATGAAAGCGGAAACCTGGCTCTCGGCAGAAGAAGCCATGGAGCAAGGTTTTGTGAATGAAATCATCCCTGACGAGCAGCCAGCCTCCCTCACGGACGATATGCGCCAACGCATCGTCGCTTACGGCTACCCCGTACCCGAACTGCAAGGCAAGCAGCAGCCTAACAGCTGGCAACGCTTTGCCGCACTCATTGAAAACCTTTTCAAGCAGCAGTCTAAGCGTATCGCTGACGACGCACTCGAAAACCTTGAACCCAGTAACTCAATCCATAATCTTAAAACACATTCAACCATCATGAACAAAGACTACAAATCCATCCTCGCACTGCTGGCTGTTGAAGCCATCGCTGTCAGCGAAGACGGGAGTGCCACGCTTTCCGCGTTCCAGCTCCAGCAGATTGAAGCCGCCCTTGCCGTAAACGCAGACAAGCTCGCCACGGCAGACAAAGACAATAAAGACCTCCAGAAGCAGGTCAAAGACCTTACAAATCAGGTCTCAGACCTCAGTTCCGAGAAATCCAGACTAGAAGACAAGGTAAACGAACTCACTTCACAAGTTGAAGCCCTGCAAAAGGCAGACGGCGAAGAAACCACTCACATCGAAGGTAATGGCGAAAACAATACCGCCATGACCTATGCCGCTCGCGCACGTGCGGACTATGAAAAGATAAAGAGTCTCATCGCCTGA
- a CDS encoding phospholipase D-like domain-containing protein, whose protein sequence is MRQLREKPTILDPCVAECQVFLTDAFQLGYVLEQILAFTGKAKITASTFGNGEEFLRKLIMLKNKGMITESVLYCDTKAAEKNAKMHPLLRSAYDRINFCDNHSKVLVIEGAYPVVLLASQNQTRGNRLENYVIIQNEDTAEYCLKILAQRKTAQLHGFNH, encoded by the coding sequence ATGCGCCAACTTCGTGAGAAGCCTACTATCCTTGACCCGTGCGTAGCCGAGTGCCAAGTGTTCTTAACGGATGCTTTCCAACTCGGCTACGTTTTAGAGCAAATACTTGCTTTCACGGGTAAGGCGAAGATAACCGCCAGCACCTTCGGTAATGGCGAGGAGTTTTTGCGCAAGCTCATCATGCTCAAAAACAAGGGGATGATAACGGAGAGTGTACTTTACTGCGACACCAAAGCCGCAGAGAAGAACGCCAAAATGCACCCGTTGCTCCGCTCCGCTTACGACCGCATCAATTTCTGCGACAACCACAGCAAGGTGCTTGTCATAGAGGGCGCATATCCAGTCGTGCTTTTGGCAAGCCAAAACCAGACACGCGGCAACCGCTTGGAAAACTACGTTATCATCCAAAACGAGGACACGGCAGAGTATTGCCTAAAGATTCTCGCGCAACGTAAAACTGCACAGCTTCACGGATTTAATCATTAG
- a CDS encoding tetratricopeptide repeat protein, whose product MKKVAILVLCIICSFIVGKYFGSFNANSTSQNLQDFLAHVDSLCYSEPKNACEKLDSIETQIENMEDRTRHRYLLLKIKAQDKAFIPHTSDSLIKEVVSYYDQNGFANERMEAYYYLGSVHRDMHDAPGAARNYLKAVEIAQQTDEKIDTLILSNIYSQLSFIYFKLHDFKNALKFSKNEYLLQDRIGKLDERSLMDVATCYQHLGLKDSMQLYYDQAINLIKQDASYSSNTDIIAEQASFYAKEDSIKKATELVSLLDDHLDGRIPRNYYMAKAVYFQHANQLDSSAIYYQKVLESDLSLSGNCEEARGLMEVLSEQGKTEDALKYAHLYATNIDSFNLKQQQALAEDAHNEYQYNRDIEAEAAAYKKSSALWRTSVFVLLISFLLVGIITYIYMKYRKKLKHKLFKKDLELHDKESIIENQRRSISEQQSIIAGKEVEIQRNESIIELNQVRIEKQDKILAQREKIIEQQKERIKKTEERNTRLTKVKLNTAAGVSKKKIFRKFKDAANYKNGVRINGDDWSLLMDAINLADPDFLYKAEKRIKKLNERKLKICYLLKLGLSWSEIMVVTDIPRSSAHRLSKEISELLGDALDDSDV is encoded by the coding sequence ATGAAGAAAGTTGCAATTCTAGTCTTGTGCATAATCTGTTCATTTATTGTTGGAAAATATTTTGGCAGTTTTAACGCAAACTCAACAAGTCAAAACTTACAAGACTTTTTGGCGCATGTTGATTCTCTTTGCTATTCCGAACCGAAGAACGCCTGCGAAAAGCTTGACTCAATAGAGACGCAAATAGAGAACATGGAGGACAGAACGAGGCATAGGTATCTCCTCTTAAAGATTAAAGCACAGGACAAGGCTTTTATTCCTCATACTTCCGACTCGCTAATTAAAGAAGTTGTTTCTTATTATGACCAAAACGGCTTCGCTAATGAAAGGATGGAAGCCTATTACTATTTGGGGAGTGTTCACAGAGATATGCACGACGCCCCCGGTGCTGCGAGGAATTATCTGAAAGCAGTTGAAATAGCTCAGCAGACTGATGAGAAGATTGATACATTGATACTTTCTAACATTTATTCACAGCTTTCATTCATATACTTCAAGTTACACGATTTTAAGAATGCACTAAAGTTTTCCAAAAATGAGTACCTCCTGCAAGATAGGATTGGCAAATTGGATGAACGCAGCCTGATGGATGTAGCAACATGCTACCAACATTTAGGACTGAAAGATTCTATGCAACTCTATTATGACCAAGCTATCAACCTTATTAAACAGGATGCTTCCTATAGCTCAAACACAGATATTATTGCTGAACAGGCTTCTTTCTACGCAAAGGAAGACAGCATAAAGAAAGCAACTGAACTCGTATCGCTTTTAGATGACCATTTGGACGGCAGAATACCTCGAAATTATTACATGGCAAAGGCCGTTTATTTCCAGCATGCAAATCAATTGGATTCGTCTGCTATATATTATCAGAAAGTTCTTGAGTCAGATTTGAGCCTTAGTGGAAATTGTGAGGAAGCACGAGGACTGATGGAGGTCTTGTCCGAACAGGGAAAAACTGAAGACGCTTTGAAATACGCTCATCTATATGCGACCAACATTGACTCGTTTAACCTCAAGCAGCAACAGGCATTGGCAGAAGATGCTCACAATGAATATCAGTACAACCGAGACATTGAAGCTGAAGCTGCTGCATACAAGAAGTCATCTGCATTGTGGCGAACTTCTGTGTTTGTATTACTCATTTCCTTCTTGCTGGTTGGGATTATAACCTACATATACATGAAATACAGGAAAAAGTTAAAGCATAAGCTATTCAAAAAGGATTTGGAATTGCACGACAAAGAGAGTATTATTGAGAATCAGAGAAGAAGTATTTCAGAGCAACAGAGCATCATTGCCGGCAAAGAAGTAGAAATTCAAAGAAATGAAAGCATAATAGAACTTAATCAAGTGAGAATAGAAAAGCAGGACAAGATTCTCGCTCAACGAGAAAAGATAATAGAACAACAAAAAGAACGGATCAAGAAAACGGAGGAAAGAAATACGAGATTGACCAAAGTGAAATTGAACACAGCAGCAGGTGTCAGTAAAAAGAAAATATTCAGAAAATTTAAAGATGCTGCGAACTACAAAAATGGCGTTCGTATAAATGGTGATGATTGGTCGTTACTTATGGATGCCATCAATTTAGCTGACCCTGATTTTCTTTATAAGGCAGAAAAACGAATCAAAAAACTGAATGAAAGGAAATTAAAAATTTGCTATCTGCTCAAACTGGGATTAAGTTGGTCGGAAATAATGGTGGTTACAGATATTCCACGAAGTTCTGCTCATCGCCTTTCAAAAGAAATATCAGAACTTCTTGGTGATGCGCTGGATGATAGCGATGTATAA
- a CDS encoding DUF3244 domain-containing protein: MKKINLRICVFAMFSCLFSFGLAQSLDSIPIPFTMLNGDIIGDSHGRHRGPALNQPLPVVYYDTTEEFLYFESEELINGLSVQIVDESGVIIEEQIMTIQPDVYTTIDVSNLSEGLYFIIIYMNGRTYIGEFEPGGI, encoded by the coding sequence ATGAAAAAAATTAATTTAAGAATTTGCGTTTTCGCAATGTTTTCCTGTCTGTTCAGCTTCGGTCTAGCGCAATCGTTGGATTCTATACCTATTCCTTTCACCATGTTAAACGGTGACATTATAGGAGACTCACACGGTAGGCATAGAGGCCCGGCACTGAACCAGCCATTACCTGTTGTTTATTATGATACAACAGAAGAGTTTTTATATTTCGAGTCAGAAGAATTAATTAATGGGCTATCAGTACAAATTGTGGACGAATCAGGTGTTATCATAGAAGAGCAAATTATGACCATCCAGCCTGACGTGTATACAACAATTGATGTTAGCAACCTATCTGAAGGGTTATACTTTATAATAATCTATATGAACGGTCGTACCTATATTGGCGAATTTGAGCCTGGTGGTATTTAG
- a CDS encoding vitamin K epoxide reductase family protein: MATPFERFLSDLKVVHTEKFTDTVYNEHPYKYTLYGLGQMLSRYKIENEALKLEKKDEFLQLQTPFIAQAAHDIVIVKSLSDKEVVYDWYGDDIKIDYSKFKDIFTGVVLLAYPDEKSSEPNYKEHHRKEILEKSEWSVIGLSIFLSVCCLFFANKVYDDILLFLSSLLGLLGAFVSYLIIQKTLHVESKAADRLCSVFKKSTCNNVLETPAAKLFGRYGWGQIGLAYFSVNLIAAFSFPPFASKYLPIVSICALPYPIWSIWYQKVKAGSWCPLCLFIQLIILVQAVLGFFSMTSSPATIHDYIDSRIFILLLGYLAFTLLLCKFSRLYAKASEANEWKAKLALLKYRKDIIEKMFDSMPNHDNSETASRIIFGKKESPYRVTVFSNPYCNPCASMHKKIEELYAAGCQIQYVFTYFSEDLSMVNKLMMASYEQRGEEHTWKLLSAWYDGGKSQQEKFFSSELDTETLFVKEEFNNHGRWKNLTGFNATPTLLFNGKEMPDSYNTQDLLFIVTNGL, encoded by the coding sequence ATGGCGACACCATTCGAAAGATTCTTATCGGACCTTAAAGTTGTTCATACAGAAAAGTTTACAGATACGGTGTATAATGAGCATCCGTATAAATATACTTTATATGGATTGGGTCAGATGTTGTCTCGCTATAAGATAGAGAATGAGGCACTGAAATTGGAGAAGAAGGATGAGTTTCTACAACTTCAAACACCTTTTATTGCTCAAGCAGCACATGATATTGTTATCGTAAAGTCATTAAGCGACAAGGAAGTGGTCTATGACTGGTATGGAGATGACATCAAAATAGATTATTCAAAGTTCAAGGACATTTTCACTGGGGTCGTTCTCCTTGCTTATCCCGATGAAAAATCTTCAGAACCTAACTATAAAGAACATCATCGCAAGGAAATATTGGAGAAGTCCGAGTGGAGTGTCATAGGATTATCCATTTTCCTGTCAGTCTGTTGCTTATTCTTTGCAAATAAAGTATATGATGATATACTGCTCTTTCTGAGTAGCCTATTGGGACTTCTTGGAGCATTCGTCTCCTATCTAATCATTCAAAAGACCCTTCATGTAGAAAGCAAAGCGGCTGATCGGTTGTGTTCCGTTTTCAAGAAGTCCACTTGTAACAACGTCCTGGAAACACCTGCAGCAAAACTGTTTGGTCGATATGGTTGGGGACAAATAGGGTTAGCCTATTTTTCTGTAAATCTTATAGCTGCTTTCTCCTTTCCTCCATTTGCTTCTAAATATCTCCCGATAGTATCTATTTGTGCATTGCCTTATCCCATTTGGAGCATTTGGTATCAGAAAGTAAAGGCAGGAAGTTGGTGCCCTCTTTGCTTGTTTATCCAACTTATTATATTGGTACAAGCAGTATTGGGCTTCTTTTCTATGACATCTTCACCTGCAACTATTCACGATTATATAGATTCAAGAATCTTTATCCTTCTTTTAGGTTATCTTGCATTTACCCTCTTGCTATGCAAATTTTCTAGACTATATGCAAAAGCAAGTGAAGCCAACGAATGGAAAGCAAAATTAGCATTGCTCAAGTATCGCAAGGATATTATTGAAAAAATGTTCGATTCTATGCCTAATCATGATAATAGCGAAACAGCCTCACGAATTATCTTTGGTAAAAAAGAATCCCCTTACAGAGTAACTGTATTCAGCAATCCCTATTGTAATCCTTGTGCATCAATGCATAAGAAAATAGAAGAACTATATGCCGCAGGATGTCAGATACAATATGTATTTACCTATTTCTCAGAAGATCTCAGCATGGTGAATAAATTGATGATGGCTTCATACGAACAACGCGGAGAAGAGCACACATGGAAACTATTATCTGCCTGGTACGATGGTGGGAAAAGCCAGCAGGAAAAGTTTTTCAGTAGTGAATTAGACACTGAGACTCTGTTTGTGAAAGAAGAGTTCAACAATCATGGAAGATGGAAGAACCTGACAGGTTTTAATGCTACTCCTACATTGCTATTTAATGGGAAAGAAATGCCTGATTCATACAACACACAAGACCTTCTCTTCATAGTTACCAACGGACTATAA